AGGACGACTGCAAGTCGTCTATCCCGGGGGTGACACCGCTTCTCGACGAAACGTGGCTCGACGAGATCTGGGCCGACGCGGTTGCCGATGCCGCCGGGGAGACGGGGCTCTCGGCGTTCCCGGACGACTGTCCGTGGCGGCTGACCGACGTGCTCGAGGTGGATTGGCTGCCCGAGTGACACGGCCCGCGTCGGATCCGTGGCCGCCGCCATCCGGGATCAGCCAAGCACACCTCGGGCGCCCTGCCCCGGCCGAACGACCGCGGTGCAGACCGACGGGCTCGGTGAATCAGTGACCGGCTCCACCGGCTTGCGCCGAGGCCGGGCCACGCGGGAGCGACGCCGCGGGCGTTGCGGCTGGACGCGCGTGCGCCGCGGCCGCGCACCGGCCTCGTCGGGAATGCGCTCGAGGATGGCGCACACGAGGCTCAGGATCACGAAAAGACCGGAAAGGCACAGCAGGATCACGAAGAGATCGGCAACGGTGTTCATCGTCGGCTCCGCAGGGTTTGCACTGGACGGAACCACAGCATGCCGCGGGGGGTGGCTCAAAACGTGAGCCTGCGGACGTGCACGCTCGACCGTTCGTCGGCCGGGCGCCGTCGGCATCGCGCCGAACGACGGTTCGGTGTTTTTCAGGGAGAACAAGGACGGGTGTTAGACTGGCTGCGAGCGCAGAGCGCAGTGAGCCT
The sequence above is drawn from the Thiocapsa rosea genome and encodes:
- a CDS encoding DUF29 family protein, which produces MTSTSRAVGPAEEDDCKSSIPGVTPLLDETWLDEIWADAVADAAGETGLSAFPDDCPWRLTDVLEVDWLPE